The following are encoded together in the Macadamia integrifolia cultivar HAES 741 chromosome 10, SCU_Mint_v3, whole genome shotgun sequence genome:
- the LOC122090850 gene encoding pentatricopeptide repeat-containing protein At3g23020 → MLGKIQTLDISHFHVLCSSKNSGNIGVSVLPVDGVEAVKKQDEKLFENLIVTSKRSGRIYRRTHNTKTEDVVRPVVENPSSVQNTDKGRRRRIGDFEKSGNKRSGAVNIGSDHGISSHAQMGTKCSAKWATYGGRIPLILQAVETVQNLDEAFRPWEESLNNKERSIILKEQSSWERAVEIFEWFKGKGFYELNVIHYNIMLRILGKAHRWNQIESLWDEMETRKIIPTNSTYGTLINVYGKAGLKEEALLWLEKMNKRGMEPDEVTMGIVVQTYKKAGEFEKAEQFFKEWSSGKAVDDGGRTATANAIDSSAHEPHASFNSYTYNNLIDTYGKAGQLKEASDTFSQMLKEGIVPNTVTFNTMIHICGNHGRLEEVASLMQKMEELQCPPDTRTYNILISLHAKHDNISMAASYFGKMKEACLEPDPVSYRTLLYAFSIRHMVMEAETLVSEMDKQGLDIDEFTQSALIRMYIDAGMLQQSWCWFERFHLSGKMTSECYSANIDAFGERGHTMEAEKVFVCCKERKKLSVLEFNVMIKAYGIGGKYDKARHLFDSMESHGVLPDRCSYSSLIQILSSAGLPQKAMHYVRKMQKAGLVTDCIPYCAVISSFAKLGQLEMAESLFKEMLASGVHPDVFVFGVLINAFADTGSIKEATRYIDAMKNAGLPGNPVIYNSLIKLYTKVGYLQEAQETYKLLQSSEVGPEVYPSNCMINLYSERAMVRQAEEIFEYLKHRGDANEFSFAMMLCMYRRIGRFEAAVKIVHKMRELGLLTDVLSYNNVIGLYAMDGRLKEAVETFHEMMSSGIQPDDSTFKSLGVVLVKCGVPKEAVCKLELARMKDTETGLKLWMSNLCSIFSVDYDL, encoded by the coding sequence ATGTTAGGAAAAATCCAGACTTTGGATATTAGTCATTTTCACGTCCTGTGTTCCTCAAAGAATTCAGGCAATATTGGAGTTTCAGTATTACCTGTAGATGGGGTTGAAGCTGTTAAGAAACAGGACGAGAAACTCTTTGAAAATCTGATTGTCACGAGCAAGAGAAGTGGAAGAATTTACAGAAGAACCCATAACACGAAAACTGAAGATGTAGTTAGACCTGTTGTGGAAAACCCAAGTTCAGTTCAGAACACAGATAaagggaggagaaggagaatagGGGATTTTGAGAAATCTGGAAACAAGAGAAGTGGTGCCGTTAATATCGGTTCTGACCATGGGATTTCTTCCCATGCTCAGATGGGGACCAAATGTTCGGCAAAATGGGCCACTTATGGAGGACGCATCCCATTGATCTTGCAAGCTGTAGAAACTGTTCAAAATCTTGATGAGGCCTTCAGGCCATGGGAGGAGAGCCTCAATAACAAGGAGAGGAGCATAATTCTCAAGGAGCAATCAAGTTGGGAAAGAGCTGTAGAGATCTTTGAGTGGTTTAAGGGTAAAGGTTTCTATGAACTTAATGTGATTCATTATAACATCATGCTTAGGATTCTAGGGAAAGCCCATAGATGGAACCAGATTGAGAGCCTCTGGGATGAGATGGAGACCCGAAAAATAATACCCACTAACTCTACTTATGGTACTTTGATTAATGTTTATGGTAAAGCTGGCCTCAAGGAAGAAGCTCTCCTTTGGCTGGAAAAGATGAACAAGCGAGGGATGGAACCTGATGAGGTAACAATGGGGATTGTAGTTCAAACCTACAAGAAGGCAGGAGAGTTTGAAAAGGCTGAGCAGTTCTTCAAGGAGTGGTCATCTGGTAAAGCAGTAGATGATGGAGGAAGAACCGCCACTGCCAATGCTATAGACAGTTCTGCCCATGAACCTCATGCCTCTTTCAACTCGTACACATATAATAACCTGATTGATACATATGGAAAGGCTGGCCAACTTAAAGAAGCATCTGATACATTTTCTCAGATGCTAAAGGAAGGGATCGTCCCAAATACAGTGACTTTCAATACAATGATTCACATCTGTGGGAACCATGGCCGTTTAGAAGAAGTGGCTTCCTTGATgcagaagatggaagaactcCAATGCCCTCCAGACACAAGAACATATAACATTCTTATTTCTCTCCATGCAAAGCACGATAACATTTCCATGGCAGCAAGTTACTTTGGAAAGATGAAAGAGGCTTGCCTTGAGCCAGACCCTGTGAGTTACCGCACTCTCCTCTATGCGTTCTCTATAAGGCATATGGTAATGGAAGCCGAAACCCTCGTCTCTGAGATGGATAAGCAAGGTCTCGACATTGATGAGTTCACCCAATCGGCTCTTATTAGAATGTATATTGATGCTGGCATGCTCCAGCAGTCATGGtgttggtttgagaggttcCATCTAAGTGGAAAGATGACTTCTGAGTGCTACTCTGCAAACATTGATGCATTTGGAGAGAGGGGCCACACCATGGAAGCTGAGAAAGTTTTCGTTTGTtgcaaagaaaggaagaagttAAGTGTCCTGGAGTTCAATGTGATGATCAAGGCGTATGGGATAGGAGGGAAATATGACAAAGCACGTCATCTGTTTGATAGTATGGAGAGTCATGGGGTATTACCTGACAGATGCAGTTATAGTTCTCTAATACAAATTTTATCCAGTGCTGGCCTACCACAAAAGGCAATGCACTATGTCAGGAAGATGCAGAAAGCAGGACTGGTAACTGATTGCATCCCATACTGTGCGGTGATCTCAAGCTTTGCGAAGCTTGGTCAATTGGAAATGGCAGAGAGTCTGTTCAAAGAGATGCTTGCATCTGGTGTGCACCCagatgtttttgtttttggtgtcTTGATAAATGCTTTTGCTGATACCGGAAGCATTAAAGAAGCTACGAGATACATTGATGCAATGAAAAATGCAGGTCTCCCTGGGAATCCAGTTATCTATAACTCTTTGATCAAGCTTTACACTAAGGTTGGATACTTGCAAGAAGCACAAGAAACATACAAACTGCTTCAATCATCTGAGGTAGGTCCAGAGGTGTACCCATCAAATTGCATGATCAATCTCTACAGTGAACGTGCGATGGTTAGACAGGCAGAAGAAATTTTTGAGTACCTAAAGCATAGAGGGGACGCGAATGAGTTCTCTTTTGCAATGATGTTGTGCATGTACAGAAGAATTGGAAGGTTTGAAGCAGCAGTGAAGATCGTGCACAAGATGCGAGAATTGGGACTCTTAACAGATGTGCTGAGTTATAATAATGTAATTGGTTTATATGCAATGGATGGGAGACTGAAGGAAGCAGTGGAAACTTTTCACGAGATGATGAGTTCAGGTATCCAACCTGATGATTCTACATTCAAATCACTTGGGGTAGTCCTGGTGAAATGTGGAGTGCCAAAGGAAGCTGTTTGTAAGCTGGAATTAGCAAGGATGAAGGATACTGAGACTGGTTTGAAATTGTGGATGTCAAACCTTTGCTCTATTTTTAGTGTAGATTATGATCTTTAA